The genomic DNA CTCTGGGAACAAGCCCAACTCTTCCATAACCAAATAAATGCGGTCTAAGCCAAAGGAAATGCCAATTCCAGGGATATTCTTAACGCCAAAAACTTCGGTTAGATTGTTATATCTACCGCCGCCGCCAATAGAGCCCATCTGCACGCCGTGGGCTTTAACTTCAAAAATAGCCCCTGTATAATAATCCAAACCGCGCGCTAAGGTAATGTCAAACGCTAAACTCTCCTTATCCACGCCCAATTCTAACGATTGCTCTATGACAAATTCTAATTCCTCTATGCCTTTAAGCCCCTCCTCTATGCCTTGGAAACGGCTTTTAAGATCTTGGAGCTGAGATAGCGGATTTTCCGCTGGATGGAATAAAAATTCTAACTTTTCAATGGCTCCATCAGAGATGTTTTTTTCTTTTAGTTCTTTGATAACGCCCTCTCTTCCAATCTTATCCAGCTTATCCAGCGCCACGGTAAAGTCAATCAGCTGTGCCTCAATGCCAGCATAAATAGCCAGCCCAGTCAGTATTTTTCTATTGTTGATGTGAACCACCGCTTTTATGCCCAAATCTGCAAACGATTTAACATAAAGTTGCACCAAATCTACTTCCTGCCAAAGGCTCTCGCTGCCTACCACATCGGCATCACATTGGTAAAATTCTCTGAAACGCCCTTTCTGTGGTCTATCTGCGCGCCACACTGGTTGAATTTGATAGCGTTTATAAGGGAAAGTCAGCTGTCCTTGGTTCATTGCTACAAACCTCGCAAAAGGCACCGTTAAATCATACCGAAGGGCTTTATCCGAAATTTTAGAAGTCAGCTGTGGATAGTTTTTTTCTTGCCACATTTCATCGGAAACCTTGTTGAGATATTCCCCAGAATTGAGGATTTTAAAAATCAAGCGGTCGCCTTCCTCGCCATATTTACCTGTCAGCGTAGAGAGGTTTTCAAAACTTGGGGTTTCCAGTGGTGAAAATCCAAAGAGTTCAAAATTATTTTGTAACTTACTGATAATGTATCTTCTGCGATAGATTTCCTCTGCAGTAAAATCTCGTGTTCCTTTGGCTAAAGTCGGTTTCATAAGTTGATTGTGCTATCTCAATTAAAGCCACAAAAATAGGAAATATTTAAGGATAATGCTAATCGCTGCATCGCATCTCTCAAAAAAAGACCGACTTGCTATGGTTGTTACTGTTTTTATGCCTCATCATCAGCGGAATCGTGCTAATCTATAATGCTTTGAGCGCGCTCGGCATCTTGCTCTGCCACGAATAAAATATAATTTTAATGGGCATTACTGCAACATTATTCACATATTCATTCTGAATATAGCTCTCTATCCCCTCTGATGCCAGTTTTGTTTTGATAATTTCTATTTCATAAAGATACGAAGACTCATAAATTCTTATCAATTCTATTGTTTTTTTTCCCAAAGATAATAAAAAAAGCTTTATATTAGTGGCATCAATTTTAAGTCTAATTTATAAAAAAGTAAAACTATATGTCTTATTATCCATTAAGCCAAATTCCAGATTATTATATGTTAGATGCCCTCCTTACGGAAGAACATTTATTGGTAAGAAATGCCGTTAGAGACTGGGTAGAATCTTTCATTATGCCACAAATAGACGAGGCAGCACAGCACCACAAAGAAATCCCTAATCTGATGAAAGAATTAGGAAAAATAGGGGCTTTAGGTCCTTATATCCCCGAAGAATACGGCGGTGCAGGCTTAGATCAAATTTCTTATGGACTGATTATGCAAGAGTTAGAACGCGGTGATTCGGCGGTGCGCTCGGCAGCATCTGTACAATCTTCATTGGTGATGTTCCCTATTTTTGAGTTCGGCTCTGAAGAACAAAAAAGAAAATATTTGCCGCAATTGGCTTCTGGGGAGATGATTGGCGCTTTCGGATTAACGGAGCCCAACCACGGCTCTAACCCCGCAGGGATGGAAACCCACTTTAAAGATATGGGCGATCACCTCCTCCTCAATGGGGCAAAAATGTGGATTACCAATGCGCCGCTTTGTGATATTGCCATCGTTTGGGCTAAAGGCGAAGATGGCGTAGTTAGAGGAATGATTGTAGAACGCGGTATGGAAGGCTTTAGCACGCCAGAAACGCTTAATAAATGGAGTCTACGCGCTTCTAAAACTGGAGAATTGGTTTTTAGAGATGTTAAAGTGCCGAAAGAAAATTTATTACCAAACATCAAAGGGTTAAAAGGACCACTTTCTTGCTTAAACTCCGCTCGTTACGGGATTTCTTGGGGCGTTATTGGAGCGGCTATAGATTGCTATTGCACCGCTGTTCAGTACACGCAGGAACGCACACAGTTTGGAAAACCTATTGCCAGCTTCCAACTTCAACAGAAGAAATTAGCCGAATTTTTAACCGAAATTACCAAAGCACAGTTGCTCTCTTGGCGATTGGGTACGCTTAAAAACGAACACCAAGCCATGCCAGCACAAATCTCTATGGCGAAGCGGAATAATGTAAAAATGGCGATTGACATCGCGAGAGAAAGTCGGCAGATGTTAGGCGGAATGGGCATTATGGGCGAGTTCCCAATGATGAGACACGCCGCCAATTTAGAATCGGTGATAACCTACGAAGGCACGCACGACATCCACTTGCTCATCACAGGGATGGATATTACAGGAATTAACGCTTTTGCATAGACTTCAATTTCAATATTAAAAGTTATGACAGAAAAAGATAAACGATTTGTAGCACTTTGGCAAAATTTGAGAAAAAGTAGGCTTCAATTTTCATTAAAGCAAGGTTTTGTGATTGCGTTTATATTTATTTTAATTGTAACGCCCATCAATTATTTTCTCACACAACCTGATGATTGGAAAGTTTTCATTGCAAAAAACTCATTCATTTGGTTGGGCGCATCGCTTTTGCTTTCGGTCTACTATTATTTTGTAGGCTTTAGAAGGTACGAAAACCGTTATAATCAAATTCTTAATCAAGACAATAAAAAACAATAATAGTTTAAAGAAATAAAACCATGATAGATAAAACCGTAAAAAATGTACAAGAAGCTTGCGAAGGCATTCAAGATGGTATGACCATTATGCTGGGTGGCTTTGGGCTCTGTGGTATTCCTGAAAACAGCATTGCAGAGTTGGTTAGAAAAGGCGTAAAAGACCTCACTTGCATCTCCAATAACGCTGGCGTAGATGATTTTGGTTTGGGGTTACTCCTTCAAAAAAAGCAAATTAAAAAAATGATAGCCTCTTATGTAGGAGAAAACGCTGAATTTGAGCGCCAACTCCTCCACGGCGAGTTAGAGGTGGAGCTCATTCCGCAAGGGACTTTAGCCACAAGATGTTTAGCAGCAGGTTATGGTATGCCCGCAATCTACACGCCAGCTGGCGTAGGCACAGAGGTGGCAGAAGGTAAAGAAGTAAGAAATTTCAATGGTAAAGATTACCTTTTAGAATACGCTTTTGATGCTGATTTTGCCATCGTAAAAGCGTGGAAAGGCGACACGGCAGGCAATCTGATCTATCGCTCTACCGCCAGAAATTTTAACCCTCCAATGGCCATGGCAGGGAAAATCACCATTGCGGAAGTGGAAGAATTGGTACCTGCTGGGGCTTTAGATCCTGACCAAATCCATACCCCTGGGATTTATGTGCATCGTATCTTCCAAGGCGAGAAGTACGAAAAACGCATAGAGCAAAGAACGGTAAGAACAAAATAACCTCACACAAGTATTAAAAAAAGCAATTATGGCATTAACGAAAGAGCAAATAGCACAGCGCATAGCGAAAGAAATAAAACACAACTCTTATGTCAATTTAGGCATCGGTATTCCTACGCTGGTCGCCAACTATATCCCCGAAGGCATCAATGTGGTGCTGCAATCCGAAAATGGACTCCTCGGTATGGGACCTTTTCCTTTTAAAGACGAGGAAGATGCAGACCTCATTAACGCTGGTAAACAAACCATTACCACGCTCTCAGGTTCTGTTATTTTTGATTCGGCGATGAGTTTTGGTATGATTAGAGCCCAGAAAGTAGACCTCACCATCTTAGGGGCGATGGAGGTTTCCGAACAAGGCGATATTGCCAACTGGAAAATCCCTGGTAAAATGGTGAAAGGTATGGGCGGCGCGATGGACTTGGTGGCTTCTGCAAAAAACATCATCGTAGCGATGCAACAGGTTAATAAACACGGTGATAGCAAGCTGTTACCACAATGTACACTGCCACTCACAGGGGTAAAATGCATTAAAAAAATTGTTACCGAACTCGGGGTTTATGATGTGGTGCCAGAAGGTGGCTTCAAATTATTAGAACGCGCGCCAGGGGTGAGCATAGAAGACATCAAGGCTGCAACAGTAGGGAAACTCATCATAGAAGGCGATATTCCTGAGATGAAATTTTAACCCCAATTGAAACGAAAAAAACAGTTCAGATTTTAATGCCTGAACTGTTTTTTATTATAACATTTTGAGGTTATTCACCTCTAAATCGGTTAAGATGCGCCAATGACCACGCTTGATATTCTTCTTGGTCAGCCCTGCAAACATCACTCTATCCAGCGCTTCTACCTCGTAGCCCAATCTTTGGAAAATACGGCGAATCACCCTATTCCATCCAATATGAATCTCAATACCGATTTCATTTTTCGGCTTACCTTCAATATAAGAAATGTGGTCTACCTCTGCCACGCCTTCCTCCAAACGAATGCCCTCTGCAATGGTGTTCATATCCTCGCGAGATAATTTTCTGTCCAAAGTGACATGGTAAATTTTCTTAATATTAAAAGACGGATGCGTTAATTTTTTGGTTAAATGCCCATCATTAGTCAGTAAAATAACGCCCGTAGTCTGTCGGTCTAAGCGCCCCACAGGGAAAATACGGTACGGCGATGCATTGGCTGTCAGCTCCATCACCGTTTTTCTGGCTTTCTCATCTTTCGTTGTAGAAATGTAGCCTTTCGGCTTGTTAAGGAGCACATACACGGGCTTTTCAGGCGTTAGATTTTGCCCATCAAAGCTGACTTTATCCGTTTTTTGCACTTGGTAGCCCATCTCGGTCACCACTTTGCCATTCACTTCTACCAAGCCTTGTTGTATCAACTCATCGGCCTCTCTCCTGCTGCATATTCCAGAATTGGCGATATATTTATTTAGCCTAATAGTTTCTTTAGGCTGCTGTACCAACTTGTTTATTCTTCTCTTCTGCACAAAATTTCTTGCTCTATCTTCCGCCGAAGCTTGGCTACCGCGCCCCCCTTCTCTGCGGTCTCCTTTGACATACTTATCACGAGCGTCAAAGTTTTTACCATTCAATTTTGAGCCACGAGAATTTCCGGTTCTATTTCTATTAGACCCAGATTTACCTCTTCCTGATGAAAAATTGTTGCGTTCTCTGCTCATATTCTTATTTTTTGCAAAGATACAACTTTTAAACTCAACCTAATGCTTTTTTACGATGAAGGTGGAGGTGGTCAAAATTTGTATGAGTTACAGTTATGATTTATTTTATGATTTTAATCATAAATTTAGTAAAAAAAGTAGCATTTATCCTCAAAAAAATATAGTTTTTCATATTTTTGTCTACTTCTGTCTTGATCATAAATACTAATATCGATGAAAAAAACAATTTTAAGCATTTTAATGCTTTCTAATACACTCCTCTATGCGCAAAAGGATTCTATCAACACTGCCATAGAAGAAGTGGTGATGACAGGCACGCTAAAACCTGTTAGCAGGGATAAAAGCCCTGTACCCGTAGAGGTTTTTTCCTCTCAATTTTTTGAAAAAAAACAAAGTTCTTGCCTTTTAGAATCGGTGGAAATGATCAATGGCGTAAGACCACAGCTCAATTGTTCGGTTTGTAACACTGGAGATATCCACATCAATGGCTTGGAAGGTCCTTACACTATGATCCTCATTGATGGAATGCCCATTGTTAGCTCTCTATCTACTGTATATGGTTTGAGTGGTATCCCCAACAGTTTGATAGACCGCGTGGAGGTGGTTAAAGGTCCTGCCTCCTCTATCTACGGTTCTGAAGCGATGGGCGGAATCATCAATGTTATTACTAAAAATGCGCTGAAAGCCCCAAAACTAAATGCCCATACAACGGCTTCATCTTGGGGAGAATATAATACGGACTTGGGGACAGCTTTTAAACTCGGAGATCGTATTGGCTCTTTGTTAAGCCTCAATTATTATAATTTTCAGCAAAGAATGGACCTGAATAGAGACCATTTTATGGATGCCGCGCTCCAAGATCGAATTTCAATATTTAATAAATGGAATTTTAATCGTCCTCAGGATAAAGTTGCCAGTTTTGCACTAAGATACCTCTACGAAGACCGTGCTGGTGGCGTAATGGATTGGGATAAATACAAGGACCGTGGCAGCAACCAAGTCTATGGCGAAAGTATTTTTACCAACAGAGTGGAGGCTATTGCCGCTTATGAACTTCCCATTGAGGAAAAAATAATAACGCAATGGTCGTATAATTATCATCATCAAGATTCATTCTATGGGGATACGCCCTTCCTTGCTAAGCAATCCACATTTTTCGGACAAATGTTTTGGGATAAAACTTTGGGCGCTTCTAATTTACTATTAGGTATTGCGGTTAAAAATACCTATTACGATGATAACACTCTGGGAACATTGGAGGCAGATGGCATCACCAATCGCCCGCAGAATGACTGGATCCCTGGCGCTTTTATACAAAATCAGTGGCAGATTAACGACCAACAAATTTTGCTATTGGGCTACCGTTTAGATTTATCCAAAATCCACGGTTGGATCCACTCGCCGAGGATAGCCTATAAACGAAATCTAACTCCAAGCACTCAACTTAGAACGAGTTTTGGTACTGGATTTAGAGTGGTCAACCTCTTCACAGAAGAGCACGCTGCCCTTACGGGATCTCGACAAGTGGTCATTAGCGAACAACTCAATCCTGAAAGGTCTTATAATGCCAACCTAAACCTCACCCACCGTACTTATTTAAATTCAGGATACATCAACCTTGATTTATTAGGTTTTTATTCCTATTTTACCAATAAAATCATTGGCGATTTTGATACCAATCCCAACCAAATTTTATACTACAACTTAACTGGAAAATCCATCAGCGCTGGGGCTTCTCTCAATACAGAGTTTAAATTTGAAATTCCTCTAAGTTTACAATTGGGGCTGACCTATATGGAAGTTTATAAGGAAGATGATAAAAATGGTGTAAAAACTAAAATACCTCAGTTATTCGCGCCCAAATGGTCTGGCACTTATGCCCTTACTTATCATTTTCCTAAAAAATGGACTTTAGATTTTACGGGGATTTTCTATGGTCCTATGCGGCTTCCTATCCTTCCCAACGATTTTAGACCTGAATATTCGCCGTGGTACACTTTAGCCAATTTACAATTGAAAAAAGAGTTTTCGGATATAGGTTTAGAGCTTTATGCTGGGGTGAAAAACATTTTCAACTTTACTCCTAAAAATCCGTTGATGCGTCCCGATGATCCTTTTGATCAAAATATAAATGATCCTGTTAACAATCCGATGGGTTATACTTTTGATACTGCCTATGGCTATGCCCCAATGACAGGCATTAGAACCTTTTTAGGCTTAAAATACATCATCAAATAGAGGATTAAATCCAATTATTACCCCTCCGTTTCCTCCATTAGTTTTAGGTAGGTGGCGTAGCGGCTTTCTAAAATATCATCTTCCTCTATTGCCTTGATTACCGCGCATTTAGGCTCATTGAGGTGCAGACAGTTATGGAATTTACAATGTTGCCCTATCTGAAAAATCTCTGGGAAATAATGTTGCACCTCTTCTTTCTGAATGTCTATCATCGCGAATTCTCGCACACCAGGGGTATCTATTACACTACCGCCAAAATTCCAAAAATGCATTTGAGCAAAAGTGGTGGTATGCTTTCCTTTAAGGTGAACTTCGGAAACTTTGCCAGTGCGGAGGTTTAGCCCTGGTTGCAAGGCATTAACCAAAGTGGATTTTCCGCTTCCTGAATGTCCAAAAAATACCGAAATTTTGTCTTGAAGTTCTAGTTTTAAATCCTCTAAGTTTAACCCTGAATAGGCAGAAATCATCATCGTTTTGTAGCCTATATTTTGATAAATTTCGGATAAAGCCTCTATATAAGTGAGCTCTTCATCTGTGAGCAAATCGGTTTTGTTAAATAAAATAAGAGGTTGGATGTTGTATGCCTCGCAGCAAGCCAAAAAGCGATCTAAAAACCCCAGTGAAGTTTCTGGATTTTTAAGCGTATAGAGAAAACAAGCCAAATCTATGTTAGAAGCTATGATGTGCGCCTCTTTGGAAAGGTTCACCGATTTTCTGATCAGGTAATTTTTGCGTGGTTCTATTTTGGTAATCCACGCCACTTGGTCGGCTTCCAGCTGAAATTCTACCCAATCTCCCACCGCCAAAGGATTGGTCAGTCGGTTTTTCTGTAATTTAAACTTGCCACGGATGCGCGCCTCATAAATTTCTCCTGTGACCGCCTCTTTTACTTGATACCAACTCCCTGTAGATTTGGTAATTAGCCCTTTAAAAACTTCCATAAATCACTCGTAAATTTCTGATAATCTCACTGGCACTAAGCGGTCTTCTCGGTATAAATGCGCTTTATCTTTGGTGATGTCTAAACTCGGATAAAGGTTGGCGCCCACCAATTTAATTTTTCCTTGCTCTATCCAAGATTGCTCTTTTACAGCGTGCTGATAAACCATTTTCTGGATTTCTCCCGCTCGGTACATCGCTTGATAACTGCCTTTTTCTTCTATCTCGATAAACAATTGCCAAGCTTTAGTCGCCAATTGTTGGGTCATATCTTCCACGAAATAACTGCCATATGCTGCGTCTTCAAACACATTGATGATGCTTTCATAAGCCAAAACGATGCTTTGTTTAAAGGCTATTTCTTGTGACCAAGGCGTGGAATTTTCAACTTTAAAATCTCTTGCAAAAACAGCATCAGCACCGCCAATCATCCCAGCGGAAAGCTCCAATGTAGAGCGAATAAGGTTGTTTTCTGGGTCGGCTTTTGTTTTATTTCGCAAGGAAGTTTCTGCAAAAATATAAGGAATGTTGTTCTGTTGATACGCCCTTGACAATTGATTAAATAACAATTTAAGCGCTCTTATTTTAGCAATTTCAAAAAAGTACTGCCGTCCTACCGCTACTTTAAAAATCAGCCGTTCCAGCACCGAGGCACCAAAAATTTCTATTAAATCTTTCGCCTTGGCTAAAGCTATTGCCAACTGTTGGATGATGCTGGCACCTGCATTCTGGTAAAGGGCCACATCAACTCCCAAAGCTCTCGGTATTGGAGATTTCAATAAATTTTCGCCCCAATTGAGATTCATATTGCCTTTTTCATCAAAAATATCAACCAAAGACATCAGCTTATTTTCCGTTGTCGCCGACATCGCTTCAAAGGTGCTATAATCCTCAAAAAATAGGGTTTTATCTGCCGTAACAATGGGACCTTTAATGAGAAAAGCATAAGCATCTTCTTCCAAATTTTCTTGATATAGCGCCACCAAATGCGGGCTTTCTTCTACTTTGGGTAAAAGGTTAAAATCCCGATGAGACGCGTGATAATAAGGCTTCACCTCAATATCTTCCAAATTCTCTCTGCGGAGAATGGTGTCAATATCTTCGGTTTTCAGTTGCTGTTTAACCAGCGCCTCCCAGTCTGCCATTGTGGTGTTCCCCTTCATAGCGTTTTTATTTTTTAGCGTTGGTACTATCCACCACTAAGATAAAAATTTCTTCGTTTGGTCTTTTCATAAAGTAGTTTTCTCGAGCAAATTTTTCTTTTTCGCCTCTGTCATACATCAGTTTTTTGTAGAAAGCATCGTTTTTTTTGTACTCTTGTTTATAATATTCCAATTGCTCCTCATACTGACTGATTTCCTGATTAAGTTCGTTAATCACCAAAAAGGAATTGTTATCAAAAAAGATCATCCACACAAAAAAACACAATATCGTAACCACATAGCGGTTCAGTACATAAGTCCTAAGCCACTTGAATTTGGGTTGTTTTTTCTCTATATCTTTAATTAGATTTTTCATAAACAAATGGCTTAATCTTTGTGTTTTTTCAAAGAGTTATTGATAACAGTGGTAAGGAAATCTATCGCTACAGGGTTCTGCTTCATATTAGGAATAATGATATCTGCCTGATTTTTAGAAGGTTCTATAAATTCCTGATGCATAGGTTTCAGTGTAGTTTGGTAGCGGTATAGTACCTCCTCCAAATCTCGCCCACGCTCTTGGGTGTCTCTTTTTATTCTGCGAATCAGACGCTCATCAGAATCGGCATGTACGAATAACTTAACATCAAATTCCTTTAATAATTCCTTATCTGTAAGCACCAAAATCCCCTCCACAATAAGCACTCTTTTAGGCTCTACCGTTACGAAATCCCCTGTTCTTGAATGGGTTACAAATGAGTAAATGGGCTGTTCTATGCTTTCGTTATTTTTAAGCGCACGCACATGCTTTCGCAACAATTCAAAATCTATGGATTTGGGGTGATCATAGTTGAGGCCTTCCCTCTCTGCCATTGTAAGATTCTGATTATCATGATAATAGTTATCTTGTGATAACACATTAACCCCTTCTACATTCAGATTTTTAAGAATTTTATTCACCACGGTGGTTTTTCCAGAACCTGTACCACCAGCAATACCGATTACAAGCATTATTTTGTTTTTTACAAAGATAAGCAATCTTCATAAAAAAACGATATTCATTTTTTAAATTTGAAGATAGCCACAAAAAAACAGCCTTTCTAAAGGCTGTTGATTTAAATTCTTATTTTAAATATTGAGTGATTTTTTCACTGTCGGGTTTGGTTGTGCTCAAAAAGCTGTCTATCAATTTTCCATCTTCATCGATGAGGAATTTTGTGAAATTCCAAAGAATCGTGGTATTTTTAACCCCATTAAGTTCTTTTTCGGTCAAAAATCTAAAAATAGGTGTCGAATCTTCCCCTTTTACAGAAACTTTGGCAGCCATAGGAAAGGTAACGCCATAGTTCAACTGGCAAAAATTTTTGATTTCTGCATTGGTTCCAGGCTCTTGCCCTCCAAAATTATTCGCTGGAAAACCAACGATAACCAATTGATTTTGATACTTTTGGTATAGTTTTTCTAAATCTTCATACTGCGGTGTAAAGCCACATTCTGATGCGGTATTGACAATTAAAATTTTCTTTCCTTTAAAATCCGCAAAGTTGATTTCGCCGCCATCTAAGCTTTCCACCTTGTAGTCGTAAATGCTCTTTGGCAAAGGCTTTTCATCTTGTTGGGTTGCTTTTTTATGGCTTGTGCATTGCAATAGCGCCACTACGGAAAGTAGAAAAATGAATATTTTTTTCATCTTATTTAATTTTAAAAGTATTCTCTGGGAACACCTTGTTGGTTTCTATTTTATTGAAAATCATCGTATAATCGCCTTCTTTTTTTGGCGTGGAAAAATCTATTCTAAACGGCATAACCAGCGCTCCTACTTTTTTGAAATCAGAATAGATTAAAGTTTCATCTTTTTTAGTTTCTTTGAGCAACATATAAGTCTCTGTATCAAAGTAATAGATGATTTTATTTACATTTTTAGTCAGCTCTACCTTGTAGCATAAACGGTCATCTATTTTGTCCTTACCAAGGATAGTCGCCGTGAAACCTTTGGCTTCAAAATCGATAAAATCGGTGTCAAAACTCTGAGGTTGATAATCGCTAAACTCCTGCAATTTATTGTTCGCATAGTTCATCGCATAGCCTTTTTTGCCATCATAAGCCTCTATCACATTTTCCTTTTTATCAATGATGATGGTCGTTTTGGTCAAATTAGGACGCTGTTGATAAATTTTAATGGGATACTCTTCTTTCAGCCCTAAAATCACTTGACCTTGTAGAACAATAGAGTTCAGCAATTTCCATTTAGAAAGTCCGCCGGTGGCTTCTATATTCTTATCAATCACCTCTTTAGCCGTTTGTGCCGACCAAAGCGAACCGACAACCATTGTGGTAATAACCAATATTTTTTTCATTTTTTCTGTACTTATTTTAGATGAAGAAGGCGCTTGGCTTTCTCTAAATCCTCTGGAACATCAATGCCCACACCCACGAAATCAGTTTCTATCATCTTGATTTTCATTCCGTTCTCTAAATAACGGATGCATTCTATCTTTTCCAATGTTTCCAATGGCGACATTTCTAAGCTCGCAAAAGTGAGCAACGCCTGTTTTCTAAATGCATAAACGCCAATGTGCCTAAAATATTTTGCTTCGGCATTCATTTCCCGCTGAAAAGGAATTACCGAACGGCTAAAATAAAGGGCAAATCCGTTCAAATCCGTGATGACTTTCACATTATTAGGGTTTTCAATCTCGGTGGGCTCAGTGATTTTTATCTTAAGCGATGCCAAGGAAATTTCCTGTTCTGGATCGTTATGAAACACCGAAGTCAAATCTTGAAGCGGTTCTTTTTTTAGAAAAGGTTCATCGCCTTGCACATTCACCACAATGTCGCAATCTATATCCCGAACGGCTTCCGCTATTCTGTCGCTCCCCGTTTCGTGTTGCCCTGTGCGAACGGCTTTGCCGCCTATACGGATGATTTCATCAAAAATCAAAACCGAATCTGTCGCCACAAAAACCTCATCAAACAACTGCGTAGCCACCACATTCTGATAAGTGGTCGCAATGACGGTTTGATCGCCCAAAATCTGCATCAATTTCCCTGGAAATCGGCTGGCTTCGTAGCGTGCAGGAATCACCGCTATGATTTTCAGTTTCTTCATTGCCTTTGCTTTTTTCAATTAAAAAAATAGAGCCTTTTATTTCTCGGCTCTATTTTTAGTCCACCATTTTATTTATTGTAAAGCCGTTAAAGCTTTCTCTAATTTCGGCAACATTTTTTGAATATCTTCTAACGAGCAACCGCCCACCGAAGCTCTAAACCACGGCATCGTTCTGGAATTACCAAACGCTGAAAACGGCACCAACGCCATCCCCGCCTTGTCGATAAGGTAGAACACCAAATCTGAACTGTCTTCTATTTTTTTGCCCTCAGGCGTGGTTTTTCCGATATAATCCAACTGAATGGTCAGATAAAGCGCCCCCATCGGCTTAATGCTATCTACCTGAAAACCATTAACTTTCAAATTCTGAATTCCTTCGTGAAGGGTGTTGAGACTGTGCTGTATTTTGCCTTTAAAATCTTGAATAAAAGCCTCCACCGCTGGCGTATCTACCAAAAATTTAGACATCGCTTGTTGCTCTGGCTTAGGCGACCACGCGCCCATATGCATTGCAAAAGCCTTCATCTTATTGATAATCAGCGTTGGTGCAAAGCCCCAACCCACACGAATACCCGTTGCCGCAAAGCATTTAGAAGCG from Riemerella columbina includes the following:
- the hisS gene encoding histidine--tRNA ligase, producing the protein MKPTLAKGTRDFTAEEIYRRRYIISKLQNNFELFGFSPLETPSFENLSTLTGKYGEEGDRLIFKILNSGEYLNKVSDEMWQEKNYPQLTSKISDKALRYDLTVPFARFVAMNQGQLTFPYKRYQIQPVWRADRPQKGRFREFYQCDADVVGSESLWQEVDLVQLYVKSFADLGIKAVVHINNRKILTGLAIYAGIEAQLIDFTVALDKLDKIGREGVIKELKEKNISDGAIEKLEFLFHPAENPLSQLQDLKSRFQGIEEGLKGIEELEFVIEQSLELGVDKESLAFDITLARGLDYYTGAIFEVKAHGVQMGSIGGGGRYNNLTEVFGVKNIPGIGISFGLDRIYLVMEELGLFPEDTQENTKFLFANYGDKEAAHAMKIITKLRAKGISSELYPEAAKLKKQFTYAEKKQIPNLVFIGEEEMANQTVTVKNIITGQQETLTQKEFLEA
- a CDS encoding acyl-CoA dehydrogenase family protein translates to MSYYPLSQIPDYYMLDALLTEEHLLVRNAVRDWVESFIMPQIDEAAQHHKEIPNLMKELGKIGALGPYIPEEYGGAGLDQISYGLIMQELERGDSAVRSAASVQSSLVMFPIFEFGSEEQKRKYLPQLASGEMIGAFGLTEPNHGSNPAGMETHFKDMGDHLLLNGAKMWITNAPLCDIAIVWAKGEDGVVRGMIVERGMEGFSTPETLNKWSLRASKTGELVFRDVKVPKENLLPNIKGLKGPLSCLNSARYGISWGVIGAAIDCYCTAVQYTQERTQFGKPIASFQLQQKKLAEFLTEITKAQLLSWRLGTLKNEHQAMPAQISMAKRNNVKMAIDIARESRQMLGGMGIMGEFPMMRHAANLESVITYEGTHDIHLLITGMDITGINAFA
- a CDS encoding CoA transferase subunit A, encoding MIDKTVKNVQEACEGIQDGMTIMLGGFGLCGIPENSIAELVRKGVKDLTCISNNAGVDDFGLGLLLQKKQIKKMIASYVGENAEFERQLLHGELEVELIPQGTLATRCLAAGYGMPAIYTPAGVGTEVAEGKEVRNFNGKDYLLEYAFDADFAIVKAWKGDTAGNLIYRSTARNFNPPMAMAGKITIAEVEELVPAGALDPDQIHTPGIYVHRIFQGEKYEKRIEQRTVRTK
- a CDS encoding 3-oxoacid CoA-transferase subunit B produces the protein MALTKEQIAQRIAKEIKHNSYVNLGIGIPTLVANYIPEGINVVLQSENGLLGMGPFPFKDEEDADLINAGKQTITTLSGSVIFDSAMSFGMIRAQKVDLTILGAMEVSEQGDIANWKIPGKMVKGMGGAMDLVASAKNIIVAMQQVNKHGDSKLLPQCTLPLTGVKCIKKIVTELGVYDVVPEGGFKLLERAPGVSIEDIKAATVGKLIIEGDIPEMKF
- a CDS encoding pseudouridine synthase, whose amino-acid sequence is MSRERNNFSSGRGKSGSNRNRTGNSRGSKLNGKNFDARDKYVKGDRREGGRGSQASAEDRARNFVQKRRINKLVQQPKETIRLNKYIANSGICSRREADELIQQGLVEVNGKVVTEMGYQVQKTDKVSFDGQNLTPEKPVYVLLNKPKGYISTTKDEKARKTVMELTANASPYRIFPVGRLDRQTTGVILLTNDGHLTKKLTHPSFNIKKIYHVTLDRKLSREDMNTIAEGIRLEEGVAEVDHISYIEGKPKNEIGIEIHIGWNRVIRRIFQRLGYEVEALDRVMFAGLTKKNIKRGHWRILTDLEVNNLKML
- a CDS encoding TonB-dependent receptor plug domain-containing protein codes for the protein MKKTILSILMLSNTLLYAQKDSINTAIEEVVMTGTLKPVSRDKSPVPVEVFSSQFFEKKQSSCLLESVEMINGVRPQLNCSVCNTGDIHINGLEGPYTMILIDGMPIVSSLSTVYGLSGIPNSLIDRVEVVKGPASSIYGSEAMGGIINVITKNALKAPKLNAHTTASSWGEYNTDLGTAFKLGDRIGSLLSLNYYNFQQRMDLNRDHFMDAALQDRISIFNKWNFNRPQDKVASFALRYLYEDRAGGVMDWDKYKDRGSNQVYGESIFTNRVEAIAAYELPIEEKIITQWSYNYHHQDSFYGDTPFLAKQSTFFGQMFWDKTLGASNLLLGIAVKNTYYDDNTLGTLEADGITNRPQNDWIPGAFIQNQWQINDQQILLLGYRLDLSKIHGWIHSPRIAYKRNLTPSTQLRTSFGTGFRVVNLFTEEHAALTGSRQVVISEQLNPERSYNANLNLTHRTYLNSGYINLDLLGFYSYFTNKIIGDFDTNPNQILYYNLTGKSISAGASLNTEFKFEIPLSLQLGLTYMEVYKEDDKNGVKTKIPQLFAPKWSGTYALTYHFPKKWTLDFTGIFYGPMRLPILPNDFRPEYSPWYTLANLQLKKEFSDIGLELYAGVKNIFNFTPKNPLMRPDDPFDQNINDPVNNPMGYTFDTAYGYAPMTGIRTFLGLKYIIK